A single genomic interval of Aedes aegypti strain LVP_AGWG chromosome 1, AaegL5.0 Primary Assembly, whole genome shotgun sequence harbors:
- the LOC110677913 gene encoding major facilitator superfamily domain-containing protein 10, producing MTYNTMSVIKKRSGLSSSTINNNNLAQSTQHEKVAESSKTINEITRTHPTAYLIFGSLLLDLLAFTMILPLLPSMLEYYKQNDVGGLYGYLSDSISSFQEWVGAPKRFNSVLFGGALGSMFSLLQFIVSPIAGGLSDIYGRKPVMIVCAIGIAASYGLWAYSHNFLLFVLARFVGGLSKGNISICMAVITDVSNQQNRGKAMALVGIAFSLGFIVGPMIGAIFSRFADKTDAHWFWLPAMFAMGLAVLDVIFIAVCLKESLPKEKRSKKIINTLSQTLDHISIPALFKFSAVKNLSKRDIGSLQSLGLVYFIYLFIYSGLEFTVTFLMYHKFNYTSIDQAKMFLTTGIIMALLQGSVVRRLPQRLTQISAVGGLYLIIPAFIIVGIAETTQMLYLGMILFAISTAFVVTCMTTLTSKYGDFHQKGTVLGVFRSLGALARALGPIVASIAFWSIGSKITYVVGGVLLVCPTLMMQLMKLS from the exons ATGACATACAACACAATGAGCGTGATCAAGAAGCGTTCTGGGCTTTCCAGCTCGACAATCAACAACAACAATCTGGCACAGTCCACCCAGCACGAAAAGGTGGCCGAATCGTCCAAAACAATCAACGAAATCACCCGGACGCATCCGACGGCCTATTTGATCTTTGGATCATTGCTGTTGGATTTGCTGGCATTCACCATGATCCTGCCGCTGTTGCCGTCCATGCTGGAATATTACAAACAGAACGATGTTGGCGGGTTGTACGGGTACCTGTCGGATAGCATTAGTAGCTTCCAGGAGTGGGTCGGTGCTCCGAAACGGTTCAATTCAGTTCTCTTCGGTGGCGCTCTGGGTTCCATGTTCAGTTTGCTGCAGTTTATCGTTAGTCCAATAGCCGGAGGTCTGTCGGACATCTATGGACGGAAGCCCGTAATGATTGTTTGCGCT ATTGGTATAGCTGCTTCATACGGTTTATGGGCCTATTCTCATAACTTTCTGCTCTTTGTGCTGGCTCGTTTTGTGGGTGGCTTGAGCAAAGGCAATATCTCGATCTGTATGGCAGTGATCACAGACGTTTCCAACCAGCAGAACCGCGGAAAAGCAATGGCATTGGTCGGAATTGCCTTTTCGTTGGGATTTATCGTGGGACCTATGATTGGAGCGATATTCTCTCGGTTTGCAGACAAAACCGATGCGCACTGGTTCTGGTTGCCAGCCATGTTTGCCATGGGTCTGGCTGTGCTGGATGTTATCTTCATTGCAGTCTGCCTTAAAGAGTCCCTGCCGAAAGAGAAACGCTCAAAAAAGATCATTAATACACTCTCGCAAACTCTGGACCATATCAGTATTCCGGCAttgttcaaattttcagctgTGAAGAATCTTTCCAAGCGAGACATTGGATCACTTCAAAGTCTTGGTTTAGTTTATTTCATCTATTTATTCATCTACTCCGGACTGGAGTTTACCGTCACATTCCTTATGTATCATAAGTTCAACTACACATCGATAGATCAGGCTAAAATGTTCCTCACCACTG GTATAATCATGGCCTTGTTGCAAGGCTCGGTCGTTCGGAGGCTTCCACAGCGTTTAACACAAATTTCGGCCGTCGGTGGGTTGTACTTAATCATACCAGCATTTATTATCGTAGGGATTGCGGAGACAACGCAAATGCTCTATCTGGGCATGATTCTATTTGCGATTT CAACCGCGTTCGTGGTGACATGCATGACCACGCTTACGTCCAAGTATGGCGATTTCCATCAGAAGGGAACCGTTTTGGGAGTGTTTCGGTCACTTGGTGCTTTGGCTCGTGCCCTTGGTCCGATTGTAGCCTCGATTGCCTTCTGGAGCATAGGATCTAAAATCACTTACGTCGTCGGGGGCGTCCTTTTGGTTTGCCCTACGTTGATGATGCAGTTGATGAAACTGTCCTGA